The window CGTACGGTATACGTATGAACAACATGACCGAACACCTCCTGACCCAAGCCGAACGAGCACTGATTGAAGCCGGCATCGGTTTCACGGTTATTCAAGAGACCCCGGTCTCGCTGCCAACCGCGGCATAACGCCCGTCTAGGGTCTGTCAGGCCGTGACTGCCGAACGTATCGACCCCGACGACTGGGACCGTACCCTTGCCTTGTTGGACGGCCCCCAACTGATTGTCGCCGGGCCCGGCACGGGAAAAACAACCTTCCTGTCCCGTCGGGCCGCCGCCATTCTCGAATCCGGCGTGTCTCCCTCCCAGATTCTCGTTCTGACATTTTCTCGACGTGGGGCATCTCGACTGCGCGACGCCATCACCACGGCCGCCCCCACGCAGATTTCCGGACTGAGTGTCTCAACCTTTCACAGTTTTGCGTATCGACTGCTCGAGGCGCACGCCCCGGCTGCCTTCGGATGGAACACCATGCCGACGCTGTTGACCGGCCCTGAGCATGTGAGCGTCGTCGCCGGACTCCTCGCAACCGAAAACCGGGCCGATTGGCCGCTGCCGTTTCGGCCACTACTGGATAGCCGGAGTTTCGCCGAAGAGGTCGCCGACTTCATCATGCGATCCCAGGAATACCTGCTCGACGATGCTGCGCTGTCGTCACTAGCCGCACCGCGGGCAGACTGGCGGGGCCTGGTCGCATTCCGTGCCAAATACCTCGAAGCGATCACCGCCTCGGATCGAATCGACTACGGAACACTGCAAGCTCGAGCCGTCGAGTTGGCCGGACGAACCAGCATCGCCGAAGCCCTCGCCGACCAGTATCACTATGTCCTCGTCGACGAGTACCAGGACACCACGGCCGCCCAGGCTGCCTTGCTTGGCGGGGTTACCGAGCGGCGCCGCAATCTGACGGTGGTGGCCGACCCGCTCCAATCCGTATATTCGTTCCGGGGTGCCGAACTCGACAACGTTGATCGGTTCGGCGACCGGTTCGCAAGGCCAGACCAACCCGTGAAACAGTACGTCTTGACAACGTCCTTTCGCGTACCGGCGGTCATCCTTGACGCTGCCAATCGTCTCGTCCCTCACGCCGAAGCCATCCGCTCGGTAATCCCGGCACCGCACGCCGGAAGGCTTGAGCGTTTGCTGTTCACCCAACAGTCCCAGGAGGCCGAATGGATCGCCAAAAGGGTTCAGCAGATGCACATCACAGAATCGGTTCCCTATCACAAGATGGCCGTCCTGGTTCGATCCAAACGGCGCTTTCTCGCCGAGTTATCCCGGGCGCTTGAACGGCGCGCCATCCCCCACGATTCACCGGATACGCGCCTGGCCGATCATCCGGGCGTCAGGGCCGTGTTCGATATCGCCAACGCCGCCCATCACCATGACGCGAAAGTTGGGACCGGGGCAGCCGATGACTGTGATAGGGCCATTCGCCGCCTACTCCTCGGCCCGATGTTTCGAACGGCCTTGGCCACCGAGCGCGACTTGCTTCGGCTGCGCCGATCAACCGGCAACGACTGGGCGACGATTCTCGAGGCCTACGACTCAGAGTGGCTCGGTCCGCTGGCAACGCTCATTCGCGATGACACCTGGGCAACTGAGCTTCCGGCCGTGGACGGGTTTTGGCACGTCTGGTCAACGCTCCCCCAGTTTGAAGCAATGGTGGCTTCTCCGTCGGCGGCTCCCTATCGGGCGGCCTGGTCGGCGCTCGCTCAAGCGGTGGAGCGCCAGTTCGAGCGGGACCCTCATGTGGGCCTACACGCATACGGGAAGCTCACCGAGCAGGATGACTTCGAGGCCAACCCTCTCCTATCGTTCCGGCCCGATGGCGACCGGTTGACGCTCACGACCCTTCATCAGTCCAAAGGTCTTGAGTTCGATGTTGTTTTCATCGCCGACGCGACCGAAGGCACGTTCCCCGACCTGCGAAGGAACCGCTCCCTCCTTCAGCCACACCTGCTGTCCCCCAACCACGACATTGCCGACAGCCTCCAATTCCGACTGGCGGAAGAACGGCGACTCGCCTACACGGCCACCACCCGGGCCGCCCGCCACGCCATCTGGACCGCCACCTCGGCCGGTATCGACGAAACGGATAAACGACCAAGCCGCTTCCTCACGGCCCTCGACGACGATGCTCCGCTCAACGTTGTCGACGAAGCCGACGAGATCCCTGTCACGCCACTTGAGGCCGAAGCGCTGCTCAG is drawn from Acidimicrobiia bacterium and contains these coding sequences:
- a CDS encoding ATP-dependent helicase — its product is MTAERIDPDDWDRTLALLDGPQLIVAGPGTGKTTFLSRRAAAILESGVSPSQILVLTFSRRGASRLRDAITTAAPTQISGLSVSTFHSFAYRLLEAHAPAAFGWNTMPTLLTGPEHVSVVAGLLATENRADWPLPFRPLLDSRSFAEEVADFIMRSQEYLLDDAALSSLAAPRADWRGLVAFRAKYLEAITASDRIDYGTLQARAVELAGRTSIAEALADQYHYVLVDEYQDTTAAQAALLGGVTERRRNLTVVADPLQSVYSFRGAELDNVDRFGDRFARPDQPVKQYVLTTSFRVPAVILDAANRLVPHAEAIRSVIPAPHAGRLERLLFTQQSQEAEWIAKRVQQMHITESVPYHKMAVLVRSKRRFLAELSRALERRAIPHDSPDTRLADHPGVRAVFDIANAAHHHDAKVGTGAADDCDRAIRRLLLGPMFRTALATERDLLRLRRSTGNDWATILEAYDSEWLGPLATLIRDDTWATELPAVDGFWHVWSTLPQFEAMVASPSAAPYRAAWSALAQAVERQFERDPHVGLHAYGKLTEQDDFEANPLLSFRPDGDRLTLTTLHQSKGLEFDVVFIADATEGTFPDLRRNRSLLQPHLLSPNHDIADSLQFRLAEERRLAYTATTRAARHAIWTATSAGIDETDKRPSRFLTALDDDAPLNVVDEADEIPVTPLEAEALLRRRLTDPAVGAGIRLAAAEVLARRPNRSVRHPLDFAGVRPRGGDHGLIPDQATFSPSQATSYDACPRRYAFERRLGIASEFGRYATFGSLIHDVLEQAERGAVGTGADRSTLDDALVWLDELFDTYDLDVGARQLAWYNKATKLLSELYADWIRPGATAVILEHTLSMDINNITWNGRADRIERQAEGELRVVDYKTSTSIPSQADAAESIQLAFYLAAAQKDPEVLKHGTPTEAEFWYPAADRKKKWVAFDPSRLDQVLGSMAEIAEGIRAEDWTPRIGMHCNNCSVKLVCPLWPEGREAFVR